The following are encoded together in the Microtus pennsylvanicus isolate mMicPen1 chromosome 8, mMicPen1.hap1, whole genome shotgun sequence genome:
- the LOC142855605 gene encoding vomeronasal type-1 receptor 48-like, which yields MSSMTTFPTLSSLNNVLYFQVGLGVLANIFLLVFYTFITLFHRPKPMDLISCQLTFIHTMLLLFGGFVWITDIFESLNIQNDIKCKATFYISRVTRGLSICITCLLSVFQAVTISPSTSFLANFKLKLKKYIIYACFYIWSLTLSFNSNLIIYVGGFTNVSETNQMKVTKSCSLFPTNYIIRVLVLTVTTSRDVFLVGVMLTTSAYMVIILFRHQRQCQYLHSLSHPRASPEKKATQTILLLVTFFVVMYWVDFIISSTAVLLWMYNPVILSVQKIVMNVYPTITPLIQISSDNRIINMLKNIRSKYHQIL from the exons ATGTCTTCA ATGACTACATTTCCCACTTTGTCCTCATTAAACAATGTCCTTTATTTCCAAGTTGGACTTGGAGTCCTTGCCaatatatttctccttgttttctACACTTTCATAACCCTATTTCACAGACCTAAGCCCATGGACCTGATCTCTTGTCAGCTGACCTTCATCCACACAATGTTGCTCCTCTTTGGAGGGTTTGTTTGGATTACAGACATATTTGAGTCGCTGAACATTCAGAATGACATCAAATGCAAGGCAACATTTTACATAAGCAGGGTGACGAGAGGCCTCTCCATCTgcatcacctgcctcctgagCGTGTTCCAGGCTGTCACTATCAGTCCCAGTACCTCTTTCTTGGCAAACTTTAAACTTAAGCTAAAGAAGTACATAATCTATGCTTGCTTCTATATTTGGTCTCTCACTTTGTCTTTCAATAGCAACCTGATCATCTATGTCGGTGGTTTTACCAATGTAAGTGAGACCAATCAGATGAAGGTCACTAAATCCTGCTCACTCTTCCCCACAAACTACATCATCAGGGTACTGGTGTTAACAGTGACAACCTCCAGAGATGTATTTCTTGTAGGAGTTATGCTGACCACAAGTGCATACATGGTGATAATCTTGTTCAGACATCAGAGACAATGCCAATATCTTCACAGCCTCAGCCACCCGAGAGCATCCCCTGAGAAAAAGGCCACCCAGACCATCTTGCTTCTGGTGACTTTCTTTGTGGTCATGTACTGGGTGGACTTCATCATCTCATCCACTGCAGTCCTGTTATGGATGTACAACCCAGTCATCCTGAGTGTTCAGAAGATTGTGATGAATGTCTATCCCACAATTACTCCTTTAATACAAATCAGTTCTGATAACAGAATAATCAATATGCTGAAAAACATTCGGTCAAAATACCACcagattttgtaa
- the Mad2l1 gene encoding mitotic spindle assembly checkpoint protein MAD2A has product MAQQLAREQGITLRGSAEIVAEFFSFGINSILYQRGIYPSETFTRVQKYGLTLLVTTDPELIKYLNNVVEQLKDWLYKCSVQKLVVVISNIESGEVLERWQFDIECDKTAKEDGVCREKSQKAIQDEIRSVIRQITATVTFLPLLEVSCSFDLLIYTDKDLVVPEKWEESGPQFITNSEEVRLRSFTTTIHKVNSMVAYKIPVTD; this is encoded by the exons ATGGCACAGCAGCTCGCCCGGGAGCAAGGCATCACCCTGCGCGGGAGCGCGGAGATCGTGGCCGAatttttct CATTTGGCATCAACAGCATTTTGTATCAGCGTGGCATATATCCGTCGGAAACCTTTACTCGAGTGCAGAAGTATGGACTCACTCTGCTTGTAACTACTGACCCCGAGCTCATAAAGTATCTCAATAATGTGGTGGAGCAGCTAAAAG ATTGGCTCTACAAGTGCTCAGTCCAGAAACTGGTGGTGGTCATCTCCAATATTGAAAGTGGAGAGGTCCTTGAAAGATGGCAGTTTGATATTGAGTGTGACAAAACTGCAAAAGAAGATGG TGTTTGTAGAGAAAAGTCACAGAAAGCCATCCAGGATGAAATCCGTTCAGTCATCAGGCAGATCACAGCTACTGTGACTTTTTTGCCACTGCTGGAAGTTTCTT GTTCATTTGATCTGCTGATTTACACGGACAAAGATTTAGTTGTACCTGAAAAATGGGAGGAATCAGGACCCCAGTTCATTACCAATTCTGAAGAAGTCCGTCTACGCTCATTCACTACCACAATCCACAAAGTGAACAGTATGGTGGCCTACAAAATCCCTGTCACTGACTGA